The following proteins are co-located in the Desulfatitalea tepidiphila genome:
- a CDS encoding peptidoglycan DD-metalloendopeptidase family protein, which produces MSKHYTVLVIDDKGSPVRERVVSKRLMAALVATVCITISAIAAGGYHYTRLYRSVAEKEQMQSQIMRQRADIESQRKQLQTFAQNINELKANLISLNEFESKIRILANLEHKADQASLFAIGGSMPDDLDTDLPLKEGHDSLVRDMHTHINQVNQASAVQQNSFETLLKSLKSKRNLLASTPSLRPAKGWVSSDFGYRVSPFTGRREFHKGIDIANHQDTPIIAPADGVITYAQEKWLIGNMITIDHGYGMLTRYGHLHKMLKKKGERVKRGETIALMGNTGRSTGPHVHYEVHLNGVPVNPMHYILD; this is translated from the coding sequence ATGAGCAAACATTACACAGTCCTGGTAATCGACGACAAAGGCAGCCCTGTTCGCGAAAGGGTCGTTTCCAAACGCCTCATGGCCGCGCTCGTTGCAACCGTGTGTATCACCATATCGGCTATCGCTGCGGGTGGATACCACTATACCCGGCTCTATCGATCGGTTGCCGAAAAAGAGCAGATGCAATCTCAAATCATGCGACAAAGGGCTGACATCGAGAGCCAGCGCAAACAACTGCAGACATTTGCTCAAAATATCAACGAATTGAAAGCCAACCTCATTTCACTCAATGAGTTCGAAAGCAAGATTCGCATCCTGGCAAACCTCGAACACAAAGCCGATCAGGCCTCCCTTTTTGCCATCGGCGGCTCCATGCCAGACGATCTGGACACCGATTTACCCCTCAAAGAGGGTCACGACAGTCTCGTACGCGACATGCATACCCACATCAACCAGGTCAATCAAGCGTCTGCTGTTCAACAGAACAGTTTTGAAACCCTGCTCAAGTCTCTGAAAAGCAAACGCAACCTGCTGGCGTCCACACCATCGCTGCGTCCGGCCAAAGGATGGGTATCCTCGGATTTCGGCTATCGCGTATCACCATTTACCGGTCGCCGCGAATTTCACAAAGGCATTGACATCGCCAACCATCAAGACACGCCGATCATCGCCCCAGCTGATGGTGTCATCACTTACGCCCAGGAAAAATGGCTGATAGGCAACATGATCACGATCGATCACGGTTATGGCATGCTCACTCGCTATGGCCACCTGCACAAAATGTTAAAAAAGAAAGGGGAGCGCGTTAAGCGCGGAGAGACCATAGCATTGATGGGAAACACCGGCCGCAGCACCGGCCCCCACGTGCATTACGAAGTCCACTTGAATGGTGTCCCCGTGAATCCGATGCATTACATCCTGGATTGA
- a CDS encoding energy-coupling factor ABC transporter ATP-binding protein, with translation MKPPIETSHNFIEIKHLTHHFEGGTGGITDVSLNIQKGQFLLIAGANGSGKTTLLRHLNGLLLPQQGEVIVDGVSVRKDLLRARRKVGMVFQDSESQIVGQTVYEDVAFGPENLCWPREAIDRSVRQVLRELDLSDFCDQSPHLLSGGERRRLTIAGVLAMHPDVIVLDEPFANLDYPGVRQVLTHLLRLHQDGHTIVVAAHDLEKVGCLAQRLVIMVKGRIVADGPVMTVLPQAEKFDVRLPCAFRLGQAVTSWLN, from the coding sequence ATGAAACCCCCTATCGAGACCTCGCACAACTTCATCGAAATAAAACACCTAACCCATCATTTCGAGGGAGGAACGGGGGGCATCACCGATGTCTCGCTGAACATCCAAAAAGGTCAGTTCCTTTTGATCGCCGGCGCGAACGGCTCCGGCAAGACCACCCTCCTGAGGCACTTGAACGGATTGCTGCTTCCCCAGCAGGGTGAAGTGATCGTCGATGGGGTTTCCGTGCGAAAGGACCTTCTCCGCGCGCGACGTAAAGTTGGAATGGTTTTTCAGGACTCAGAAAGTCAGATTGTCGGGCAGACCGTATATGAAGACGTGGCGTTCGGCCCCGAGAACCTCTGCTGGCCGCGGGAGGCCATCGACCGCTCGGTCAGGCAGGTTTTAAGAGAATTGGATCTATCCGATTTTTGCGATCAGAGCCCTCACCTTTTATCTGGAGGTGAACGGCGGCGCCTGACCATCGCCGGTGTGCTGGCCATGCATCCCGATGTTATCGTTTTGGACGAGCCTTTTGCGAACCTGGATTATCCTGGTGTGCGGCAGGTTCTCACACACTTGCTCAGGCTCCACCAGGACGGACATACCATCGTAGTGGCGGCCCATGATCTCGAAAAAGTCGGCTGTCTGGCGCAGCGCCTCGTGATTATGGTCAAGGGACGCATTGTGGCCGACGGTCCGGTCATGACCGTTTTGCCGCAGGCCGAAAAATTTGATGTTCGACTACCCTGCGCCTTTCGCCTGGGGCAAGCGGTGACCTCATGGCTCAATTGA
- a CDS encoding sigma-54 interaction domain-containing protein, which produces MAKKISSSDASLISHLKEISTWVSSVQDLDKLLELIIESAARVLKAKAASLLLVDRKSNTLFFQVATGEKKREVKEYRVKMGQGIAGHVAETGKPLLIADVRNDPRWFKEISESIRFETQSIACVPLKRDSHIIGVMQIIDKEDGRPIGENDLELIEEFAALAALALGQAQNLQEVKREIQDLKQELQVRHEMVGKSAALEKVIADGLKVANSKASALILGESGTGKELLARLIHRAGPRKDKPLVVLNCAAMPETLLEDELFGHEKGAFTGAVARKIGKFELAHEGTIFLDEIGEMTPGMQAKLLRVLQEGNFYRVGGNIPISVDVRVLSATNKKLDEEVANGKFREDLYYRLNVVQINMPTLRERKEDIPLLANHFLSIFKEETVTPNLKISSAAMDKMVHYDWPGNIRELRNAIERAVVMGNGKEILPEDLPISSTRTNYPGLQVGLTLEEALNQFKKEFIVLNLKHTSGNRSKAAKLMDIQRTYLSRLISKFDVRDI; this is translated from the coding sequence ATGGCCAAAAAAATTTCATCGAGTGATGCGTCCCTTATCTCCCACCTGAAAGAAATATCCACATGGGTTTCTTCGGTGCAGGATTTGGACAAGCTATTGGAGCTTATCATTGAATCCGCAGCCCGGGTCCTGAAAGCAAAAGCGGCCTCTTTACTGCTGGTGGATCGTAAATCCAATACGCTTTTCTTTCAAGTGGCCACCGGGGAAAAGAAGAGGGAGGTCAAAGAGTACCGTGTCAAGATGGGCCAGGGGATTGCAGGGCATGTGGCCGAAACAGGAAAGCCCCTGTTAATCGCCGATGTGCGTAACGATCCGCGCTGGTTCAAGGAAATCAGCGAATCGATACGTTTTGAAACCCAGTCGATCGCGTGTGTGCCACTCAAAAGGGATAGCCATATCATTGGCGTGATGCAAATCATAGACAAGGAGGATGGTAGGCCCATCGGTGAAAACGATCTCGAACTGATTGAAGAGTTCGCCGCCTTGGCAGCCCTTGCGCTCGGGCAGGCCCAAAACCTTCAAGAAGTCAAGCGGGAGATCCAGGACCTGAAGCAGGAACTGCAGGTCCGCCATGAAATGGTCGGCAAAAGCGCTGCACTGGAAAAAGTCATCGCCGACGGTCTCAAAGTTGCCAACTCCAAGGCCAGTGCCTTGATACTCGGTGAAAGCGGCACCGGCAAAGAGCTGCTGGCCCGCCTCATCCACCGCGCAGGCCCGCGCAAGGACAAGCCTCTTGTGGTACTCAACTGCGCAGCCATGCCCGAGACCTTGTTGGAAGATGAGTTGTTCGGCCATGAAAAAGGGGCCTTCACCGGCGCTGTGGCGCGAAAAATCGGTAAATTTGAACTGGCGCACGAGGGGACCATATTCTTGGATGAAATCGGTGAAATGACGCCCGGCATGCAGGCCAAATTGCTTCGGGTGCTGCAGGAAGGAAATTTTTATCGAGTCGGCGGCAACATCCCCATCAGCGTAGATGTGCGGGTGCTTTCGGCGACCAACAAAAAGCTGGACGAAGAGGTGGCCAACGGCAAATTCCGCGAAGATTTATACTACCGCCTCAACGTCGTCCAAATCAACATGCCGACCCTGCGTGAACGCAAAGAGGACATCCCCCTGCTCGCCAACCATTTTCTTTCCATTTTCAAAGAAGAAACCGTCACCCCCAACCTCAAGATATCCAGTGCGGCCATGGATAAAATGGTTCATTACGATTGGCCCGGTAACATCCGGGAATTGCGAAATGCCATTGAGCGTGCCGTGGTCATGGGAAATGGCAAAGAGATCCTGCCCGAGGATTTGCCCATCAGTTCGACGCGAACCAACTACCCGGGCCTGCAAGTGGGCCTTACTTTAGAAGAAGCCCTGAACCAGTTCAAAAAGGAATTCATCGTCCTCAACCTGAAACATACGAGCGGCAATCGCAGCAAGGCCGCAAAATTGATGGACATACAGAGGACCTACCTCTCCCGTCTGATCTCTAAATTTGATGTGAGGGATATCTGA
- a CDS encoding TrkH family potassium uptake protein, translating into MRWRYIVYIVGALVMFLGFTMAVPLGFGLFYADQSVRPLLKSMGMTILAGGMLFILFRKERTASLNQREGMAIVTVGWTAVGFFGALPFYFADGHWELVDAFFESVSGFTTTGASILANVEALPKGLLLWRSFIQWLGGMGIIVLSIAILPFLGVGGMQLYKAEVPSPVPDKLKPRIRDTAKILWKVYALFSFVQLVLLMLGGMTFFDALCHAFTTMPTGGFSTRNASVAHFDSAYLDFVIIIFMVLAGINFSLHYQLLRGKPLAFWKDRECRFFLAALLVLIAVVSCDVFSAQIYNSIGGAFRYAAFQVVSIVTTTGFATADYETWPALSQHILLACMFLGASAGSTGGGMKCLRIMLCFKYCYKELFSLVHPRAITTIKLGGQTVSEEIMRSVLGFLALYVGLFGLSTIVLAGFGVDFVTAFGAVAAAIGNIGPGFGAVGPVENYALIPVAGKWLLIWCMLLGRLEIYTVLILLVPEFWHK; encoded by the coding sequence ATGCGCTGGCGATACATCGTTTACATCGTCGGCGCCCTGGTCATGTTCCTGGGCTTTACGATGGCCGTCCCGCTCGGCTTTGGTCTGTTCTACGCGGACCAAAGCGTCCGACCGCTGCTCAAGTCCATGGGAATGACCATTTTGGCCGGCGGTATGCTATTCATTTTGTTTCGAAAAGAACGCACCGCCAGTCTCAACCAGCGCGAAGGCATGGCCATTGTCACCGTTGGGTGGACGGCGGTGGGTTTCTTTGGTGCCCTGCCATTTTATTTCGCAGACGGCCACTGGGAACTCGTCGATGCTTTTTTTGAGTCGGTCAGCGGTTTCACCACCACCGGCGCATCCATTCTTGCGAATGTGGAGGCTCTGCCCAAGGGGCTTTTGTTATGGCGCAGCTTTATCCAGTGGCTGGGCGGCATGGGGATCATCGTCCTCTCCATTGCCATTCTACCGTTTCTGGGGGTCGGCGGAATGCAGCTCTACAAAGCGGAAGTACCGAGTCCGGTTCCCGATAAGCTGAAACCCCGGATCCGGGATACCGCCAAGATTCTGTGGAAAGTTTATGCGTTGTTTTCTTTCGTCCAGCTGGTCTTGCTCATGCTGGGCGGAATGACTTTCTTCGATGCGTTGTGCCATGCCTTTACCACCATGCCCACCGGTGGATTTTCCACTAGAAACGCATCGGTCGCCCATTTCGACAGCGCATACCTGGATTTTGTCATCATTATTTTCATGGTGTTGGCCGGCATCAATTTTTCATTGCACTACCAATTACTTCGAGGCAAACCACTTGCCTTTTGGAAGGATCGTGAATGCCGGTTTTTCTTAGCCGCTTTATTGGTGCTCATCGCTGTGGTCAGTTGTGATGTTTTCAGCGCACAGATTTACAATTCCATTGGCGGGGCCTTCCGCTACGCCGCTTTTCAAGTCGTTTCCATTGTGACGACCACCGGGTTCGCGACCGCCGATTATGAGACCTGGCCCGCACTTTCCCAACACATTCTGCTCGCATGCATGTTTCTGGGAGCATCGGCCGGCTCCACTGGTGGCGGTATGAAATGCCTCAGGATCATGCTCTGCTTCAAATATTGTTACAAAGAGCTCTTCAGCCTGGTTCACCCCCGGGCCATCACGACGATCAAACTCGGTGGACAAACGGTGTCCGAGGAGATCATGCGTAGCGTCCTGGGTTTTCTGGCTCTTTATGTTGGCCTGTTCGGTCTGTCGACGATCGTGTTGGCCGGGTTTGGCGTCGACTTCGTCACCGCCTTCGGTGCCGTGGCAGCGGCCATCGGCAATATTGGACCGGGTTTCGGGGCCGTGGGGCCGGTTGAGAATTATGCCCTGATACCCGTCGCAGGAAAATGGTTGCTGATCTGGTGTATGCTGCTCGGTCGCCTGGAAATATACACCGTGCTCATTCTACTCGTTCCTGAGTTTTGGCATAAATAG
- the mpl gene encoding UDP-N-acetylmuramate:L-alanyl-gamma-D-glutamyl-meso-diaminopimelate ligase, whose protein sequence is MPSQPAIRSYETIRHIHLIAVCGTAMGALACMLKEMGYAVTGSDQHVYPPMSDFLRAKDIAIFEGFSGRNLEQRPDLVVVGNAVSRENPEVQAMYQLNLAYCSMPQAINRFAAAGKKQIVITGTHGKTTTSSFIAWLLHCARLDPSFLIGGLLADFQSNYKVGSGDWMVLEGDEYDTAFFDKGPKFLHYTPEFAVLTSIEFDHADIYSDLDHVKQAFEAFLKRLTSTSSLVAYDSDHNVAELMPGTAAQVVTYGNDPKSAWRLGRVDIQPPYTLFETYHHGEHFADFKTRMIGRHNLGNLLAGIAIGERMAIDTAVISQAVESFKGVRRRQEVRGVKNHIVVIDDFAHHPTAVMATLEAVKSFYGSRRLMALFEPRTNTSRRNVFQSIYPSCFDAADLICIRQAPLLEKIPEDQRFSSMRLVEDIKKRGGDAHFFEDTDGIISFVVSKAQPGDVILVMSNGGFDNIHQRLLESL, encoded by the coding sequence ATGCCTTCGCAACCTGCAATCCGTTCGTATGAAACCATCCGTCACATTCATTTAATTGCCGTTTGTGGTACGGCTATGGGAGCCTTGGCCTGCATGCTCAAAGAGATGGGATATGCAGTGACCGGGTCTGACCAGCATGTCTATCCACCTATGAGTGATTTTCTTAGAGCGAAGGACATTGCCATCTTCGAGGGGTTCAGCGGACGGAACCTTGAACAGCGGCCGGACCTGGTCGTGGTGGGCAATGCCGTATCCAGGGAAAACCCGGAAGTGCAGGCCATGTATCAGTTGAATCTGGCCTATTGCTCCATGCCCCAGGCGATCAATCGGTTTGCGGCCGCCGGCAAGAAACAGATCGTCATTACCGGGACACACGGCAAGACCACCACATCGTCCTTTATTGCCTGGCTCCTGCATTGTGCGCGCCTGGACCCATCGTTTCTCATCGGTGGACTGCTTGCTGATTTTCAAAGTAATTATAAGGTGGGCAGCGGTGATTGGATGGTTCTGGAAGGGGATGAATACGACACCGCGTTTTTTGACAAGGGGCCGAAATTTTTGCACTATACACCCGAATTCGCAGTTCTGACCAGCATCGAATTCGATCATGCCGATATCTATTCTGATTTGGATCATGTGAAGCAGGCTTTCGAGGCATTTTTAAAGAGACTCACATCTACGAGCAGCCTTGTGGCTTATGATTCGGATCACAACGTGGCCGAACTGATGCCGGGTACCGCTGCGCAGGTCGTGACATATGGCAACGATCCGAAATCGGCATGGCGCCTGGGGCGCGTGGATATCCAGCCGCCCTATACACTTTTCGAAACCTATCACCATGGAGAACATTTCGCCGACTTCAAGACCCGCATGATCGGCAGGCATAATCTGGGAAATCTTCTTGCTGGTATCGCCATTGGAGAGCGCATGGCCATCGATACCGCGGTCATCTCGCAAGCAGTAGAGAGTTTTAAGGGGGTTCGCCGCCGCCAGGAAGTCCGCGGCGTCAAAAACCACATCGTGGTGATCGATGATTTTGCCCACCACCCCACGGCAGTCATGGCGACCCTAGAGGCCGTTAAATCTTTTTATGGCTCCCGGCGGCTGATGGCCCTTTTCGAACCTCGAACCAACACCAGTCGGCGAAACGTTTTTCAATCGATCTATCCCTCCTGCTTCGATGCGGCCGACCTGATTTGTATCCGGCAGGCGCCGTTGCTCGAAAAAATTCCTGAAGATCAGCGTTTTTCCTCCATGCGCCTGGTCGAAGACATCAAGAAACGGGGTGGGGACGCCCATTTTTTCGAGGATACCGACGGTATCATTTCGTTCGTCGTGAGCAAGGCCCAACCCGGAGATGTCATCCTTGTCATGTCCAACGGCGGCTTCGACAACATCCATCAAAGGTTGCTGGAATCGTTGTAA
- a CDS encoding biotin transporter BioY, which translates to MNDDLSIRRLVFAAMMAAMISVGAYLAIPIGPVPIVLQNLFVLVAGLLLGSRWAAISVGVYLLAGACGLPVFAGGTGGIGRLIGPTGGYLFGFLGAAYIVGLIAERASGRFFLEVSAMVVGSFVIYAFGVAWLKHVTGMTLSQTLAVGCYPFIPGDAIKMAVALPIARTVRPLIQGYSPNSTGRWLSKTGNTDN; encoded by the coding sequence ATGAACGACGATCTTTCCATTCGCAGGCTGGTCTTTGCGGCCATGATGGCGGCGATGATTTCCGTCGGGGCATATCTGGCAATCCCCATCGGACCGGTCCCCATCGTGTTACAGAACCTGTTCGTGCTGGTCGCCGGACTGTTGCTGGGCAGTCGCTGGGCTGCGATCAGCGTCGGCGTCTATTTGCTGGCGGGTGCATGCGGATTGCCCGTTTTTGCAGGCGGGACAGGTGGTATCGGCCGTCTGATCGGCCCCACCGGAGGATATCTGTTCGGCTTTTTGGGCGCTGCTTATATAGTTGGCCTGATCGCCGAACGTGCCAGTGGACGATTTTTTTTGGAAGTATCGGCAATGGTGGTCGGCTCTTTTGTCATCTATGCTTTTGGGGTGGCCTGGCTCAAACACGTCACCGGTATGACATTGAGCCAAACCCTGGCGGTCGGTTGTTATCCTTTCATCCCTGGCGATGCCATTAAAATGGCCGTGGCGTTGCCCATTGCACGGACGGTCAGGCCGTTGATTCAAGGCTATTCGCCGAACTCTACCGGTCGATGGTTGAGCAAAACGGGAAACACGGACAATTGA
- the trkA gene encoding Trk system potassium transporter TrkA, which translates to MKVLIVGAGEVGYHIAGRLALENKEVVVIDRDADALRRVAENMDVQTINGSGSSPSVLTDAGIRQAEILLAVTNQDETNLVACLVTDILSPSTKKLARIRGADFDPYHEMFREQVPHIDTVINPEIEVVKTIERLMRVPGAVDVGEFADGRIQFVGVNLEANARLAGVRLSDLPNIAGNQRLLIAAVVREDELIIPTGRDRLLPGDLVYFISEGKDLLGALSILDKHAEPVRRVMIIGGGRIGYRLAVQLEAQSIYCKIIERNARRCAVLAERLNKTIVLHGDGSDQNLLNEENIGDIDVVVTLTNDEETNILSSLLATRLGARKAITKISKFSYLPLMTAIGIEQVVSPRLSAINTILQHIRRGKVLSAVALKGEQAEALEAVALETSDIVGKPLKKISFPKGAIVAGIIRGKEIIIPTGDTVIEPNDRTIIFAHRRAIPGIEKILAVKLEYF; encoded by the coding sequence TTGAAAGTCTTGATCGTTGGCGCGGGCGAGGTCGGTTATCATATCGCCGGGCGTTTGGCATTGGAGAACAAAGAAGTCGTCGTCATCGACAGAGATGCGGATGCGCTCAGGCGGGTCGCCGAAAACATGGATGTACAGACCATCAATGGCAGCGGCAGCAGTCCCTCCGTTTTGACGGATGCCGGTATTCGCCAGGCTGAAATTCTCCTGGCGGTGACCAACCAGGACGAGACCAATCTGGTGGCCTGCCTGGTCACCGACATTCTCTCCCCCAGTACAAAAAAACTGGCCCGCATCAGGGGTGCGGATTTTGATCCCTACCACGAAATGTTTCGTGAACAAGTGCCCCACATCGACACCGTGATCAATCCGGAAATTGAAGTCGTGAAGACCATCGAACGCCTGATGCGCGTGCCAGGCGCAGTGGATGTGGGGGAGTTCGCCGACGGCCGGATCCAATTCGTTGGAGTGAATTTGGAGGCGAACGCCCGATTGGCCGGCGTGCGGTTGTCCGACCTGCCGAACATCGCAGGCAACCAGCGCTTGCTGATTGCCGCAGTGGTTCGTGAGGATGAGTTGATTATCCCCACCGGACGGGATCGCTTGCTCCCGGGCGACCTGGTTTACTTTATCAGTGAGGGAAAGGACCTGCTGGGGGCCCTCTCGATACTGGACAAACATGCTGAACCCGTCAGACGGGTGATGATCATCGGCGGTGGGCGCATTGGATATCGGTTGGCGGTTCAGTTGGAGGCCCAGTCGATTTACTGCAAAATAATTGAGCGAAACGCCCGGCGTTGCGCCGTGCTGGCCGAACGGCTCAACAAGACCATCGTCCTGCATGGCGATGGATCTGATCAAAACCTGCTCAACGAAGAAAATATCGGTGATATCGATGTCGTCGTCACCCTCACCAACGACGAAGAAACCAATATCCTCTCATCCCTGTTGGCAACGCGTCTGGGGGCACGTAAAGCCATCACCAAAATCAGCAAGTTCAGTTATCTTCCATTGATGACCGCCATTGGCATCGAACAGGTGGTCAGTCCACGGCTGTCGGCAATCAATACCATTCTCCAGCATATTCGACGGGGAAAAGTGCTTTCGGCGGTCGCTTTGAAGGGCGAGCAGGCCGAGGCCCTTGAGGCCGTCGCTTTGGAGACCTCCGATATCGTCGGCAAGCCTTTAAAGAAAATATCCTTTCCCAAAGGCGCCATCGTGGCCGGGATCATCCGTGGGAAGGAAATCATCATTCCGACCGGCGACACGGTCATCGAGCCGAACGACAGAACCATCATTTTTGCGCATCGCAGGGCTATTCCGGGCATTGAAAAGATCCTGGCCGTCAAGTTGGAGTATTTCTAA
- a CDS encoding biotin--[acetyl-CoA-carboxylase] ligase, with translation MKAEILDMLSQSEEPVSGERLSTALDVSRVAVWKHIRQLQESGYDIQASPKGYRLYSAPDTPFPWAFGPLAERLHYYPEVTSTMDKAMELAQSGCPAFTVVVAERQSKGRGRLSRTWQSSAGGLYFTLVLRPDISPEKSPLLNLAAAVDLSTAIENLYGIHCGLKWPNDLLVDERKLAGILSVMSAESDRVEFVNIGIGVNVHNDTRKVQPPAVSISRLTKLRVSRTDILKAFWERFERRLCQQQLDRVIDEWRQKTITLGRWVKVQTIHDTIEGRAVDLEETGALILETDDGQRKTVVYGDCFHQGHARGQNN, from the coding sequence ATGAAAGCAGAAATCCTCGACATGCTCAGTCAATCCGAAGAGCCGGTTTCAGGGGAAAGACTCAGCACCGCGCTTGATGTATCCCGTGTCGCTGTCTGGAAACACATTCGTCAACTTCAAGAATCAGGCTACGATATCCAGGCAAGTCCGAAAGGCTACCGATTGTATTCCGCCCCGGACACCCCATTTCCATGGGCGTTCGGTCCGCTTGCAGAACGGCTTCATTACTACCCGGAAGTGACCTCAACCATGGATAAGGCCATGGAGCTGGCCCAATCCGGGTGCCCTGCCTTTACCGTGGTCGTGGCCGAAAGGCAATCCAAGGGCAGGGGACGCCTGAGCCGAACATGGCAATCCTCCGCAGGCGGCCTCTATTTCACATTGGTATTAAGGCCAGATATATCTCCGGAAAAGAGTCCGCTGTTGAATCTGGCGGCGGCGGTGGATCTGTCCACGGCGATCGAAAATCTTTACGGCATTCATTGCGGGCTTAAGTGGCCCAACGATCTTCTGGTCGATGAGCGCAAACTGGCAGGGATTCTATCGGTCATGTCGGCGGAGTCCGACCGCGTCGAGTTTGTCAATATCGGCATCGGTGTCAATGTTCACAACGATACCCGTAAGGTTCAACCGCCGGCGGTGTCGATTTCGCGCCTTACCAAACTGCGGGTTTCAAGAACGGATATTCTGAAAGCCTTTTGGGAAAGGTTCGAGCGGCGCCTTTGCCAACAGCAATTGGATCGCGTCATTGACGAATGGCGACAGAAAACCATCACCCTGGGCCGATGGGTGAAGGTGCAAACCATTCATGACACCATCGAAGGGCGGGCCGTTGATCTGGAAGAGACGGGTGCTTTGATTTTGGAGACCGATGACGGTCAGCGCAAAACGGTCGTATACGGCGATTGCTTTCATCAAGGTCATGCACGTGGCCAAAACAATTGA
- a CDS encoding energy-coupling factor transporter transmembrane component T family protein, with protein MAQLTVFGYRYCAALIHAMDARVKLAALVALGIASLHAGSVGMMIGTCLAFFVLLQVRIPIRQAVFELRWFMALVLIVWLIRCLNTPGQAIVAWHGIALTLEGAVAGAMIGWRWLFIVCLGLALSASTKTTDISAAVQWGLRPLLGKSADKIGLMIGLLMRSIEIILTQARQIAEAQRARAIDHRKNPIYKIKMALIPLLRGSFLTADRMATAISSRCYGDSRTPHAWHFTRNDTIGALAILLICAAMVLA; from the coding sequence ATGGCTCAATTGACCGTATTTGGCTATCGTTATTGTGCTGCTCTGATTCATGCCATGGATGCCAGAGTGAAACTGGCGGCCCTGGTGGCCCTGGGTATCGCTTCCCTGCATGCCGGATCGGTGGGCATGATGATCGGGACATGCTTGGCGTTCTTCGTCCTGCTGCAAGTCAGGATACCGATCCGGCAGGCTGTTTTCGAGTTGAGATGGTTTATGGCCCTGGTTTTGATCGTCTGGTTGATTCGTTGCCTCAATACACCTGGACAAGCCATCGTGGCCTGGCACGGCATCGCCCTGACCCTCGAAGGTGCTGTGGCCGGTGCCATGATCGGTTGGCGATGGCTCTTCATCGTTTGTCTTGGCCTCGCTTTGAGCGCCAGCACCAAAACGACGGATATCAGCGCGGCCGTCCAATGGGGATTGAGGCCCTTACTCGGCAAATCGGCAGATAAAATAGGGCTCATGATCGGACTGCTGATGCGTTCCATCGAGATCATTTTGACTCAAGCCAGACAGATCGCCGAAGCGCAACGCGCCAGAGCCATCGACCATCGCAAAAACCCCATCTATAAAATAAAAATGGCCCTCATACCCCTTCTGAGAGGCTCTTTTCTCACCGCGGATCGAATGGCGACGGCCATTTCATCCAGATGTTACGGTGACTCCCGCACACCCCATGCCTGGCATTTCACACGAAACGATACCATTGGGGCGTTGGCAATTCTTTTGATTTGCGCCGCAATGGTATTGGCTTGA